In the genome of Streptomyces sp. SAI-127, the window CCGGCGCGTACGAGGGGCTCGTCGTCGACGAGGAGAACGGTGACCGGCATCCCGTCAGCGTAGATCAGCGGAGCGGCAGCTCGGCATGCACCTGCCAGTCACCCCGGTCGGGCCCGGTCTGCGCGCGGCCGCCGAGCAGGGCCGCCCGCTCGCGTATCCCGCGCAGCCCGCTGCCCCGACCGGGGCCGGGTATGTCGGCCGTCAGCGGATTGCGGACCTCTAGGGCGAGGGCCTCGTCCGTGACCTCGATACGGATCCGGACCGGGACGGCCCCCGCGTGCCGCAGCACATTGGTGAGCGACTCCTGGAGGATCCGGTAGCCCTCCCGGGAGACCGGCCCGGGCACGGTGTCCACCGGGCCGGTCAGCTCGGCGTCCACCTTGGCGCCGGACGCGCGCGCGGACTCCAGGAGCCGGTCGGCGTCCGTCAGCGTCGGGCGGCCGCTCACCGGCCGGTCGGACTCGCGCAGGATGCCGAGGACGCGCTCCAAGTCCTCCAGCGCGGCCCGGCCGGTCTCCTCGATGGCGTCCAGGGCACGCTCCGTGAAGGCCGGATCGCCGGCCGCCCGCGCGGCGCCCGCCTGGACGACGGCGACGGTCAGGGCGTGCCCGATGGAGTCGTGCAGCTCGCGCGCGATACGGGTGCGCTCCAGGAGCTGCTCGGTGCGCTCCTCCATGGCGGCCAGGCGCTCGGCGGGGGAGGGGCCGAGCAGCCGCAGCGCGAGCGCGGTGATCAGACTGCCCGAGCCGACCACCGTCCCCGCCAGCGCGGCCAGCGACAGCGGCGCGAGCAGGACGTGCCACCACCGGTGGCCGTCGAGGAGGATCAGCACGCCCTCGTCGACGTCATGGCCGAAGGCCGACGCCACCAGGTCCACCGAGCTGATGAGCAGTTGCATGCTGAGCATCGCCGTCGCGTAGCCGAGCAGCAGACGCGCCTCCAGCCACACGACCAGCCGTCCCCGGTCGCTCCAGGACGCCGACGGCGCGACGACGATGTCGCTGCTCTCGCTGTTGTGCCGGTGCCCTGTCAGCAGCAGCCTCGCCTGCAGCCCCTCCACGGTGCGCATCGCGGGCACCAGCCCTGCGGGCGCGAGCGTCACGGCCGCCACCAGCCAGGTCCACCACGCTTCCTCGACGAACATCCACATGGCCGGCCACACGACGGCGATGAACAGATGCAGCCATCGGGTGTACGTCACCGCCCGGCCGAACGGGCGCAGCAAGCGGACCATTTGGTCATCGTGCCAGCCGCCACCGACAACGGGCCTCCCCCGCACGGGGGAGACGATCTCCACACGTGGGGGAGGCCCCGCCCCCGCGGCACCGGACAGGCTGCTGCCATGACCAGCATCGAAGTCCAAGCCCTCACCAAGGAGTTCGGCACCCGACGAGCCGTGGACGACGTCACCTTCCGTGTCCTCCCCGGCCGTGTCACCGGCTTCCTCGGGCCCAACGGCGCCGGAAAGTCCACCACCATGCGGCTCGTCCTCGGCCTCGACCGTCCGACCTCCGGGACGGCCACGATCGGCGGCCGCGCCTACGTCACACTCGACGAACCCCTGCGTCATGTGGGCGCCCTGCTCGACGCCCAGGCCGCGCACGGCTCCCGCGCCGGCCGCGACCACCTGCGCACGCTGGCGGCGAGCAACCGTATTCCCGACCGCCGGGTCGAGGAGGTGCTGGAGCAGACGGGGCTGGCCTCGGTCGCGAGGCACCGGGTGAAGACGTACTCCCTGGGCATGCGGCAGCGGCTCGGCATCGCGGCCGCCCTGCTCGGCGACCCCGGCGTGGTCATGCTCGACGAGCCCTCGAACGGCCTCGACCCCGAAGGCATCGTCTGGATCCGCGAGTTGCTGCGCCGGCTGGCCGGGGAGGGCCGCACGGTGCTGGTCTCCAGCCACCTCATGAACGAGACCGCGTCCTTCGCCGACCACCTCGTCGTCCTGGGCC includes:
- a CDS encoding histidine kinase, with product MVRLLRPFGRAVTYTRWLHLFIAVVWPAMWMFVEEAWWTWLVAAVTLAPAGLVPAMRTVEGLQARLLLTGHRHNSESSDIVVAPSASWSDRGRLVVWLEARLLLGYATAMLSMQLLISSVDLVASAFGHDVDEGVLILLDGHRWWHVLLAPLSLAALAGTVVGSGSLITALALRLLGPSPAERLAAMEERTEQLLERTRIARELHDSIGHALTVAVVQAGAARAAGDPAFTERALDAIEETGRAALEDLERVLGILRESDRPVSGRPTLTDADRLLESARASGAKVDAELTGPVDTVPGPVSREGYRILQESLTNVLRHAGAVPVRIRIEVTDEALALEVRNPLTADIPGPGRGSGLRGIRERAALLGGRAQTGPDRGDWQVHAELPLR
- a CDS encoding ABC transporter ATP-binding protein; amino-acid sequence: MTSIEVQALTKEFGTRRAVDDVTFRVLPGRVTGFLGPNGAGKSTTMRLVLGLDRPTSGTATIGGRAYVTLDEPLRHVGALLDAQAAHGSRAGRDHLRTLAASNRIPDRRVEEVLEQTGLASVARHRVKTYSLGMRQRLGIAAALLGDPGVVMLDEPSNGLDPEGIVWIRELLRRLAGEGRTVLVSSHLMNETASFADHLVVLGRGRLLADTPMREFIDARVKPGVRIRTTDPTALKSALARHGHDAVEHEDGHWTVQHARVDEIGGIVSAARVPILELATQEATLEQAYLDLTATETEFTAQPQEA